One stretch of Priestia megaterium DNA includes these proteins:
- a CDS encoding branched-chain amino acid ABC transporter permease: protein MKKLMSRLEGNKKAQIILFFIYVIATSGSLMLVQKSVVAFLLLLFSLLLLYFMSLSTKLKSLIAGVILIVLLPFSASQGPAYESYMEVSTLVGIYIAMALGLNIVVGLAGLLDLGFVAFFAVGAYTYGIFATNQAANFMPFGTYPLSGESFWFFIIAGCLIAALFGVLLGIPVLRVKGDYLAIVTLGFGEIIRIVFNNLDKPINITNGAMGLSSVTPPSIFGINLVYPSQFYYVVLVILAAVIFIVRRFEYSKVGRSWKAVRENEIAAQAMGIHLVRTKLLAFAIGASFSGMMGVIFAAKQTFVDPTSFTLLESITILVMVILGGMGSVPGVILGAAVVTILNLQVLTELTDWFNQLSLNGVISIPDALSPAKMQRFIFGGLLILFALYRSQGLLPAKQPTFDLKELKEEAEEEIQPVIPAAEKNVNL from the coding sequence ATGAAAAAATTAATGAGTAGGCTTGAAGGAAACAAAAAAGCGCAAATCATTCTATTTTTTATATATGTAATTGCAACAAGCGGTAGTTTAATGCTTGTCCAAAAGTCCGTTGTCGCATTTTTACTTCTTTTATTTTCATTATTACTTCTTTACTTTATGTCTCTTTCTACTAAATTAAAATCGCTAATAGCAGGGGTCATTTTAATTGTGCTGCTTCCTTTTTCAGCCAGCCAAGGCCCTGCTTATGAATCCTATATGGAAGTATCTACACTAGTAGGCATCTATATTGCTATGGCACTTGGGTTGAACATTGTAGTGGGATTAGCCGGATTATTGGATTTGGGATTTGTTGCTTTCTTTGCAGTTGGGGCTTACACATATGGAATTTTCGCAACCAATCAAGCTGCTAATTTTATGCCTTTTGGTACGTACCCATTATCAGGAGAAAGCTTTTGGTTTTTTATTATTGCGGGGTGCCTAATAGCCGCTTTATTTGGAGTTCTGCTTGGTATACCTGTGCTGCGCGTAAAAGGAGACTATCTAGCTATCGTTACGCTTGGATTCGGGGAAATTATTCGAATTGTATTTAACAATTTGGATAAACCAATCAATATTACAAACGGAGCAATGGGGCTGTCCTCCGTGACGCCGCCTTCTATTTTTGGGATTAACTTAGTATATCCAAGTCAGTTCTATTATGTAGTATTAGTCATCTTAGCTGCGGTTATTTTTATTGTACGGCGATTTGAATATTCTAAAGTAGGACGATCGTGGAAAGCGGTTCGTGAAAATGAAATTGCAGCTCAAGCGATGGGAATTCACCTTGTCAGAACAAAGCTGCTTGCGTTTGCTATCGGTGCTTCTTTTTCAGGCATGATGGGAGTTATTTTTGCCGCTAAGCAAACCTTTGTTGATCCAACCAGCTTTACGCTGTTAGAATCTATCACGATTTTAGTCATGGTTATTTTAGGAGGAATGGGGAGCGTTCCAGGCGTCATACTTGGAGCGGCGGTTGTAACCATTCTTAATCTTCAAGTATTAACGGAGCTCACCGATTGGTTTAATCAACTGAGTTTAAACGGGGTTATCTCTATACCAGATGCACTTTCGCCAGCTAAAATGCAGCGATTTATTTTTGGCGGACTTCTTATTCTATTTGCTTTATACAGGTCTCAGGGGTTGCTTCCTGCTAAACAGCCAACGTTCGATTTGAAAGAGCTAAAAGAAGAAGCTGAAGAAGAAATACAGCCTGTGATTCCAGCAGCTGAGAAAAACGTCAATCTATAG
- a CDS encoding branched-chain amino acid ABC transporter permease — MFAHIIQTLPQVLIDGLTLGAVYAIIALGYTMVYGILELINFAHGEIFMSGAFIGTAILIGLTGVGWIAAFPAVVTLILVLLITSVATGLLGMGIERVAYRPLRKSSKLITLITAIGMSFLLQDFVRFITELKNGNYIVNTPALFSGKVSVSASSLSSSFDDATFKVTFIVVLIVALCLMIGLEIFVNRTKWGMAMRAVAQDPDTASLMSINVNKVISLTFFIGSALGGATGVLFALHYGTIDPYIGFILGLKAFTAAVLGGIGNIRGAMFGGLMLGILEMFAAANLSTITGNVLGAEYKDVFAFAILILVLIFKPEGLFGKAVTEKV, encoded by the coding sequence ATGTTTGCTCATATTATACAAACGCTGCCGCAAGTGTTAATTGACGGACTAACATTAGGAGCTGTATATGCAATTATCGCCCTAGGTTATACGATGGTATATGGCATTTTAGAACTCATCAATTTTGCACACGGCGAAATTTTTATGTCAGGAGCTTTTATCGGAACCGCTATTTTAATAGGGTTAACAGGCGTAGGTTGGATTGCAGCTTTTCCAGCTGTCGTGACGTTAATTTTAGTTCTTCTTATTACGAGTGTTGCGACTGGACTTCTTGGTATGGGAATTGAAAGAGTGGCTTACCGCCCCCTGCGCAAGTCTTCTAAACTGATTACACTTATTACAGCTATCGGAATGTCGTTTCTATTACAGGATTTTGTGCGCTTCATTACGGAACTTAAGAATGGTAACTATATTGTTAATACCCCTGCTTTATTTTCAGGCAAAGTATCGGTTAGCGCTTCTTCTCTTTCATCATCATTTGATGATGCTACATTTAAAGTAACGTTTATCGTAGTGTTAATTGTTGCTCTTTGCTTAATGATCGGACTTGAAATTTTCGTCAATCGGACCAAATGGGGAATGGCAATGAGAGCTGTAGCCCAAGATCCCGATACCGCTTCACTGATGTCCATCAATGTAAACAAAGTTATTTCTCTTACTTTTTTTATTGGTTCAGCTTTAGGAGGCGCTACTGGTGTATTATTTGCCCTTCATTACGGAACAATTGATCCTTATATTGGTTTCATATTAGGATTAAAAGCTTTCACAGCAGCTGTTTTAGGAGGAATAGGCAATATACGAGGCGCAATGTTTGGAGGGCTAATGCTTGGCATCCTTGAAATGTTTGCAGCTGCGAATTTATCAACAATCACCGGCAATGTTTTAGGAGCAGAGTATAAAGATGTATTTGCATTTGCCATTTTGATTTTGGTGTTAATTTTTAAACCAGAAGGCTTATTTGGAAAAGCCGTTACAGAAAAAGTGTAG
- a CDS encoding branched-chain amino acid ABC transporter substrate-binding protein, whose translation MLSKKMLSILATTVLSVGFVAGCGSNSTSGEDKGSNVIKIATQSPLSGGSATLGEAIKLGAQLALDEEKDTFEKLGYKLQLVPYDDQGDPKKGVANAQLIGSDKAVYGVIGHLNSGVTIPSSETYEKYSIPMISPASTATDVTDRKLKTVNRIVARDDFQGPAGAEYAVKELKAKNIFVIQDKTAYGQGLADAFKTAAEKEGAKIVGFEGITVGEKDFNGVLNQVSKEKPDLVYFGGLYAEGGLLIKQARDKGITAKFMGGDGLDSSTLVDIAGDAVKDTYLTSVAGDASKTQFAKDYEKKFNKKVESYSVYGYDSMKVMLQGIQKAIEDNDKKLPSHEAVRDAVRGIKEYKGELTQVGFDEKGDNKYAKIFIYKFDAPSYPAKLEGEISQ comes from the coding sequence ATGCTAAGTAAAAAAATGTTATCTATTTTAGCAACAACGGTCTTATCGGTAGGGTTTGTAGCTGGCTGTGGGAGCAACAGTACATCAGGAGAAGATAAAGGCAGCAATGTTATTAAAATTGCTACGCAAAGCCCTTTGTCAGGAGGTAGTGCGACGTTAGGTGAAGCGATCAAACTGGGAGCTCAGCTAGCTCTTGATGAAGAAAAAGACACGTTTGAAAAATTAGGATATAAACTTCAGCTTGTACCGTATGACGATCAAGGCGATCCTAAAAAAGGCGTAGCAAACGCTCAGTTAATCGGATCAGATAAAGCCGTCTATGGAGTGATAGGACATTTAAATTCAGGGGTTACCATTCCTTCATCTGAAACGTATGAAAAATATTCAATTCCAATGATTTCTCCTGCAAGTACAGCAACGGACGTAACAGATCGAAAGCTAAAAACGGTTAACCGCATTGTAGCGCGCGATGACTTCCAAGGGCCTGCAGGAGCTGAATATGCTGTTAAAGAGTTGAAAGCAAAAAATATTTTTGTCATTCAAGATAAAACAGCTTACGGACAAGGGCTTGCAGATGCTTTTAAAACAGCAGCTGAAAAAGAAGGAGCAAAAATTGTTGGATTTGAAGGAATTACGGTTGGAGAAAAAGATTTTAACGGTGTGTTAAATCAAGTCTCTAAAGAAAAGCCGGATCTCGTTTATTTTGGTGGTCTTTATGCAGAAGGCGGACTTTTAATTAAACAAGCTCGTGACAAAGGAATTACCGCTAAGTTTATGGGAGGGGATGGCTTAGACTCATCAACTTTAGTTGATATTGCCGGAGATGCTGTAAAAGATACGTATCTTACGTCAGTAGCAGGCGATGCTTCCAAAACGCAATTCGCTAAAGATTATGAGAAGAAATTCAATAAAAAAGTAGAGTCATATTCTGTATACGGGTATGATTCCATGAAAGTTATGCTTCAAGGTATTCAAAAAGCAATTGAAGACAATGATAAAAAGCTTCCTTCTCATGAAGCAGTACGTGACGCCGTACGCGGTATTAAAGAATATAAAGGAGAACTTACGCAGGTAGGATTCGATGAGAAAGGAGACAATAAATACGCCAAAATTTTTATCTATAAGTTTGACGCTCCTTCATACCCAGCTAAATTAGAAGGAGAAATCTCACAATAA
- a CDS encoding P-II family nitrogen regulator has translation MSDVLTKIEIITRPSKFEELKQELAKIGVSGITVTDALGCGLQKGITELYRGVKKQDNMHARIKVEIVVCEVPVSDVVDKARKVLNTGQPGDGKIFIYELKNAIKIRTGEEGSQALRNNS, from the coding sequence GTGAGTGATGTTTTAACAAAAATTGAAATTATTACACGCCCTTCAAAGTTTGAAGAGCTTAAGCAAGAACTGGCGAAAATTGGCGTTAGCGGTATTACAGTTACGGATGCGCTGGGGTGCGGGTTGCAAAAAGGCATTACGGAGCTTTATAGAGGCGTTAAAAAACAAGACAATATGCACGCACGAATTAAAGTAGAAATTGTGGTGTGCGAAGTTCCAGTATCTGACGTTGTTGATAAAGCAAGAAAAGTACTAAATACAGGTCAGCCTGGAGATGGGAAAATATTTATCTATGAATTAAAAAATGCGATTAAGATCCGAACAGGGGAAGAGGGATCACAGGCATTACGAAATAATAGTTAA
- a CDS encoding ammonium transporter: MQMGDSVFMFFSALLVWIMTPAIALFYGGMVRSKNMLSTAMYSVGSLAVISVLWIVAGYSLAFSTGGNAFIGNLDWVGLKGVGFTPNGDYSATIPHNMFMMFQLTFAVLTVAIISGAFAERMKFSAFILFAILWSLFVYAPVAHWVWGVGGWLRELGAIDFAGGNVVHISSGVAGLILALVVGKRKNADAAAPHNLPLTLLGGMLIWFGWFGFNVGSSLTINSVAMTAFINTNTAAATGIIGWLVVEWIINKKPTLLGAVSGAIAGLVAITPACGFVTPFASIVIGFIGGAVCFWGIFSLKKKIGYDDALDAFGLHGIGGTWGGIATGLFATTSVNDAGANGLFYGDPSLLWKQLVAIVATYLFVGIATFIIVKVVGLIVSLRATQEEETLGLDITLHGERAYHESNM, from the coding sequence ATGCAAATGGGCGATTCAGTATTTATGTTTTTTTCAGCATTATTGGTTTGGATTATGACACCAGCTATTGCATTGTTTTACGGGGGGATGGTTCGAAGTAAAAACATGTTAAGTACCGCGATGTATAGCGTAGGTTCCTTAGCTGTTATATCCGTTCTTTGGATAGTAGCAGGCTATTCGTTAGCTTTTTCGACCGGTGGCAATGCTTTTATTGGTAACTTGGACTGGGTAGGATTAAAAGGAGTTGGGTTCACTCCAAACGGGGACTACAGTGCTACGATCCCGCATAATATGTTTATGATGTTTCAGCTAACATTTGCTGTACTAACAGTAGCTATTATCTCTGGGGCTTTTGCAGAGCGCATGAAGTTTTCAGCATTTATCTTATTTGCTATCCTATGGTCATTATTTGTATATGCACCAGTTGCACACTGGGTTTGGGGAGTTGGCGGATGGCTTCGTGAACTAGGAGCTATTGACTTTGCCGGAGGAAACGTCGTTCACATTTCGTCAGGTGTAGCAGGATTAATTCTAGCTCTTGTTGTTGGAAAACGAAAAAATGCCGATGCCGCAGCACCTCACAATTTACCGTTAACTCTTTTAGGCGGAATGCTGATTTGGTTCGGCTGGTTTGGTTTTAACGTTGGAAGTTCTTTAACTATTAACAGCGTTGCAATGACAGCTTTCATTAACACGAATACAGCGGCAGCAACAGGAATTATCGGCTGGCTTGTAGTAGAGTGGATTATCAATAAAAAACCTACGCTGCTCGGAGCCGTTTCGGGAGCGATTGCTGGACTTGTAGCTATTACACCAGCTTGTGGATTCGTTACACCGTTTGCCTCTATTGTAATTGGTTTTATCGGCGGAGCAGTTTGTTTCTGGGGTATCTTCTCACTTAAAAAGAAAATCGGTTACGACGATGCGTTAGATGCATTTGGTCTTCACGGTATTGGGGGAACATGGGGAGGTATTGCAACAGGTTTATTTGCCACAACTTCTGTAAATGATGCCGGTGCGAATGGTTTATTCTACGGAGATCCAAGTCTACTTTGGAAACAGCTGGTGGCTATCGTAGCAACGTATCTATTTGTCGGCATTGCTACCTTCATTATTGTTAAAGTAGTTGGATTAATTGTATCTCTGCGTGCGACACAAGAAGAAGAAACGCTTGGGCTTGATATTACGCTGCACGGTGAAAGAGCGTATCACGAATCGAATATGTAA
- a CDS encoding AbgT family transporter, which yields MSQPNLQAEQKSHPTTFLDKLLGRVEAIGNKLPDPFILFVCLALVIVVASVAINSMGVTVVHPGTNKTLPIKSLLSHEGIQYILTSMLTNFTEFKPLGLVLAMMLGVGLAEKVGLLEVAIKKTILNAPKALITYAIIFTGIMANLAADAAFVIVPPLAAMIFYTVGRHPLAGLAAGFAGVGSGFTANLIISGTDGLLSGISTEAAKTIDPSAAVSPAANWYFMAASVFVLTIIGAIVTEKIVEPRLGNYKGKKRNDFGEISEAEAKGLKNSIVATCIYVVVLAVFLFWPNSPLRNEDGGIVPSPFLDGIIPITLLFFVVVGSVYGITVGKIKSSRDVPAYMTDSMKDMASYIVLIFAAAQFIAYFNWTNIGTWIAVEGADALKALNLTGLPVVVGFVFLTVVLSLLIFSGSAQWALEAPIFIPLFMLLGYNPGFIQAAYRIADSSTNVITPLNPYMIVILAFMKEYEPKAGLGTIISLMLPYTLAFLGIWIIMLIIFAVFSIPLGPGVYMYL from the coding sequence ATGTCACAACCTAATTTGCAAGCAGAGCAAAAATCACATCCAACAACCTTTCTAGACAAACTATTAGGAAGGGTAGAAGCAATCGGAAACAAACTACCTGATCCTTTTATTTTGTTTGTATGTTTAGCGCTTGTTATCGTAGTAGCATCTGTTGCTATTAATAGTATGGGAGTAACGGTGGTCCATCCCGGTACTAATAAGACTCTTCCAATTAAAAGTTTGTTGTCGCATGAAGGCATTCAGTATATCTTAACATCGATGCTGACCAATTTCACTGAATTTAAGCCCCTAGGACTTGTACTTGCTATGATGCTTGGAGTCGGACTTGCAGAAAAAGTAGGTCTGCTTGAAGTGGCCATAAAGAAAACGATTTTAAATGCTCCAAAAGCTCTTATTACATACGCGATCATTTTTACAGGAATTATGGCCAACTTAGCGGCAGATGCTGCTTTTGTCATCGTGCCTCCGCTTGCCGCAATGATTTTTTATACAGTAGGAAGGCACCCGCTTGCTGGATTAGCAGCAGGATTTGCTGGGGTGGGATCAGGCTTTACAGCGAATCTTATTATATCCGGAACCGACGGATTGTTATCAGGCATTTCTACTGAAGCTGCTAAAACAATTGACCCAAGCGCTGCTGTCAGTCCTGCAGCGAACTGGTACTTCATGGCGGCTTCTGTATTTGTTTTGACGATTATAGGGGCGATCGTCACCGAAAAGATTGTAGAACCTAGGTTGGGCAATTATAAAGGAAAAAAACGCAATGATTTTGGTGAAATTAGTGAGGCAGAAGCAAAAGGATTAAAAAACAGTATCGTTGCTACATGTATTTATGTCGTTGTACTAGCTGTTTTCTTATTTTGGCCCAACTCTCCTTTACGAAATGAAGACGGTGGAATTGTTCCATCTCCTTTTTTAGATGGTATCATTCCCATTACTCTGCTGTTTTTTGTGGTAGTTGGCTCTGTTTACGGAATAACAGTAGGGAAAATCAAAAGTTCTAGAGATGTACCTGCTTATATGACTGATTCGATGAAAGATATGGCTAGCTATATTGTCCTTATTTTTGCGGCTGCTCAATTTATCGCTTACTTTAATTGGACTAATATTGGAACGTGGATTGCAGTAGAAGGAGCGGATGCATTAAAGGCACTAAATCTAACTGGACTTCCAGTTGTGGTTGGTTTTGTATTTTTAACTGTTGTTCTAAGCCTTCTTATTTTTAGCGGCTCTGCTCAATGGGCACTAGAAGCACCTATTTTTATTCCATTGTTCATGCTGTTAGGATACAACCCTGGATTTATTCAAGCAGCATACCGAATAGCGGATTCTTCCACGAATGTAATCACTCCTTTAAATCCATACATGATTGTTATTTTAGCCTTTATGAAAGAATACGAGCCTAAGGCAGGGCTTGGCACAATTATTTCACTTATGCTTCCTTATACTCTAGCTTTTTTAGGGATTTGGATTATTATGTTGATTATTTTTGCTGTATTCAGTATTCCTCTAGGGCCCGGTGTATATATGTATTTGTAA
- a CDS encoding class F sortase produces MKKAIVLAYCILSLVLLVSGGLYFKEQMVEAKETKQQTEAKQKEAQSQDLKSRVTIEEEFAVLKKHKTEAKQLNKEFKGIIPAKVSIPAIHVEASIEQVGLLDSGEMAAPSTENGVAWFEPGAKPGVKGNAVLAGHVDSKTGPAVFYNLKNLKKDDEITVRDAQGTTLTFVVKRTKSYPRAKAPLNKIFGYSNKRNLNLITCTGTFDRAEGTHQERLVVYTELKADQAKELERGATAPKPPTHLKMSGNLLTWYAVREGNIIGYRIYKKNPGGTFVHIGSVSEFERKSFADSDASQARYYVTAVNESGKESAPSSIAK; encoded by the coding sequence GTGAAAAAAGCGATTGTTCTCGCCTACTGTATATTAAGTTTAGTCCTGCTTGTTAGCGGCGGACTATATTTTAAAGAACAAATGGTAGAAGCAAAAGAAACAAAGCAACAAACTGAAGCTAAGCAAAAAGAAGCACAATCACAAGATCTAAAAAGCCGGGTAACGATTGAAGAAGAATTTGCTGTATTAAAAAAGCATAAAACAGAAGCAAAACAGTTGAATAAAGAATTCAAAGGAATCATTCCTGCAAAAGTTTCTATTCCAGCTATTCATGTGGAGGCTTCAATTGAGCAAGTAGGGTTATTAGACAGCGGTGAAATGGCAGCGCCATCTACAGAAAATGGAGTTGCTTGGTTTGAACCAGGAGCTAAACCTGGCGTAAAAGGAAATGCTGTATTAGCAGGACACGTAGACAGTAAAACTGGCCCTGCCGTCTTTTACAACCTAAAAAACTTAAAAAAAGATGATGAAATTACCGTAAGAGATGCACAGGGGACCACGCTTACTTTTGTTGTTAAACGTACAAAAAGCTATCCGCGCGCTAAGGCTCCTTTGAACAAAATTTTTGGGTATAGCAACAAACGTAATTTAAACCTAATTACGTGCACAGGAACGTTTGACCGTGCGGAAGGAACCCATCAAGAGAGGTTAGTTGTCTATACAGAACTAAAAGCTGACCAAGCAAAAGAATTGGAGCGTGGAGCAACTGCACCAAAACCTCCTACACATTTAAAGATGAGCGGTAATTTGCTTACGTGGTACGCGGTACGAGAAGGCAATATTATCGGCTACCGAATTTATAAAAAGAATCCAGGCGGAACCTTTGTCCATATTGGCAGCGTTTCGGAATTTGAGCGAAAAAGCTTTGCTGATTCCGACGCATCTCAAGCTCGTTACTATGTAACGGCTGTTAATGAGTCAGGAAAAGAGTCTGCTCCGTCTAGTATAGCGAAATAA